A stretch of DNA from Shewanella sediminis HAW-EB3:
AATCAAATAGACTAACTGAAGCTAAGACCTCAGTAAGTGACGGCGATTATACCTTTGCAGATGATAATGGCAAGCCTTTTAAAAGGGGAATAGTGCTAAGCGGACAAATTTCATCCTTTATCTAGATCACTCATTAAACATCCAATTTTATGAACAGTTCCTTTATCAGTTCCTGGATTGAATATTGAAGGAAAAAGCCTGCTCCGAAAGAGCATATAACAGGGGCTTTTCCCCTGGACAAGTTTCAACTTGTTCAAATTTATACCAACTTTATTGATCGAGATCAGCTTGTTGACAGCGAAACAAGACTAATTTAGGGGAGAGTAATGAATACTGATGTTCTGAAAGAGGATTTCGCACATGGCTTTCTGGTTAGATTTAATGTTTGGTAATCCGATAGGATTAATGTCGATGATAGTCATCTTTACCACTATAGGCATCATGTCCTATCTCATCTGGTTGTTTATTGACAAGTCTAAGCCAGAATAAACACAAGGTTTCGATGAAGCAGCATTAATTTTTGCTGCTTCTAATGCAATGGGGGCAATGAAGCCCCCATCTTTTTATCTGTTTATCTGTTTATCTGTTTATCTGTTTATCTCTAATGTTCTCACAGTTTTTCGCTGAGCGATAATCCCAGATTAGCCAACATTCAAGCAGCATGCTTACGGGTAGTTACCAGATTGTGAGCAAAAGGTGGCCTTGCCTTTATTAGGTTTTGCATCTCTTCTTGACTTGGTTCACCCGCAGGTAACCTTAAGACTTGTCGATTTAGGTAGACTCTAGCTCTCATCGAGATCTTATAGTCTGCCGTTGGCCCTTGAATAGCATAGTGTTTCTGGTTACCAAGGTGTTCAATAATATTCGTTGAAAGTAAACTGCTCACAGCAGGTTCATTTTGCGGCAAGGTCAGAACGGTCTCGCCTTGGAGAAAAAACTCTCTCAAGAGGGCTCTCTCCGTTGGATCGAGTAGCTTTACTTTCTCCTCGATGATCTCTGTGTTACGTTTGTTCTTTAAATAACCAATCGCTTCATCCAGAAAATAGTTAAGCACTTGTGTCATGAGATAGGCAACACCGATAATCAGACCTAAACCTATAAAATGAGAGTTAGCTGTGATGGCCTCATCCAAATTCAATGCCGATAGCAGTGCCTTAGGTATAAATAGCAGCGCAGCGCTCACGATAGCTAACCAGAGCATCGAGCTGAAGATAAGCTGTTTAGGGGTCGATTGCTTAGTGAATTGAAATTTTAATTTCTGCATATGAAGACCTAGTGTCAAAAATCTGTACTTACTAAGATACAAAGCAAAAATAATGCCATAAATCAATGAAGTTGTTTTATTGTCAATATTTCGGCTTTTATCTTTGTTTTTAACGCACTAACTTGATCAATAACGCTGGAAGCGGTCTATGCTTATAGCTACAAAAGGCAGCACAATTTATGGATTGCAGACTCCATAATTGAGCAAAATTACTTACTTCGAGGCGCAGAAAAGGGTTCATGCAGACATTTACAGGCCGGTTAATTAAAAGCCCCATAGGTCGAAAGCTGACTTTGTCGATAGTCTTGTTTAGCTCCATCATTACTCTACTGACAACAGGCTTTCAACTCGTCAATGACTATAAGGGCGATGTCGATAGAATATCTCGTCAATTTACCAGTATAGAAAAAGTTAATTTGGATGTACTGGCTGCCAGTATCTGGGTCATCGACGAACGTTTAATCAACACTCAACTCAATGGCCTGATTCAATTGCCTGATATTACCTACATCTCAATTAATGATGATAGTGGTCAGATATGGATTGCCGGTACACCTACACCAGAAAATACGATAGAGAAGTCTTTTGAGCTATTTTACAGCTCAGGTAGTGACAGCATCCCCGTAGGTACCCTATTAGTCCAGGCAGATCTGAAAGCCGTTTATGACAAACTACTGGACCGCGCCATTATTATCTTACTTTCAAATGCGATAAAAACCTTTATCGTTGCTGGCTTCATACTATTTTTAGTCTGGTATTTTGTAACGCGACATCTGCACAGTTTAAGTCAGTATTGCCAACAGATAGATCTCGACGCCCCTGCAATTCCCCTTACTTTTGATAAAAATCATAAGAAAGAGGATGAGTTCCAGCAAGTATCACATGCAATTAATGACATGCAAAATCAAATTCGTCGCTCCTTTTCCGAGCTAAAAAAGTCTAAACAGGAACTTCAGGAGTCCCTGGCTGATAGAGAGCGTTTACTCGAGTTAGAAACCAGCTACAAGGATGAACTAGCGAGACAAGTGAAGGAGCGCACCCAAGAGCTGGAGCAATCTTTACTCGTACTTAAGCGTGCCCAGGAAGTGCTGGTTGAACAAGAGAAGATGGCCGCTTTAGGTGGTCTGGTATCTGGTGTCGCACATGAAATAAACACACCCATTGGGATCTGTTTGACGGCAGCCAGCTCTCAACTCATTCACATCCAAGAGTTAATCAAGTTAATCCACAGTGAAAATGCGACTCTGGAGGAGATCAATTCTATTCTGGAAGAGTATCAAGAGAGTTGTGAGCTAATCGTCAGTAATATTACGCGTGCAAGCACCCTTATTCAAAAGTTTAAAACCGTTGCCGCACAGCAAAGTTTAGAAGAAAAACGCAGCTTCAATTTAAAACAGAGTCTGGTGGAGAATCATGAAGCCATGAAGATTCTATTCGGTGAGCAACATGTGGATGTTCAATTCGACCTGGATCCGGATCTCGACATAACAGCCAACCAAAGCCTATTAAAGCAGATCATCACCAATATCCTGTCAAATGCTTACTCACACGCCTTCAAGCAAATGGAAAATGGCATCATTTTAATCAAGGCTCAATTGAAAGAAGATCAACTCCATATTTCAATACAAGATAATGGTTCTGGTATATCGAAAGAGGCTTCGACACATATTTTTGAGCCATTTTATACCACTAACCGCAGTCAGGGAGGGACGGGTCTGGGCTTATCTGCTGCATTTAATGCTGCCACTTTATTAAAGGGGAATATCAAATTTGAACCCGAGAGTGACTTGGGTGGAGCTAGCTTCCTTATCTCTTTTCCTGTAACGGTTCCGCATCATGATTCAGGCACCGACTTTCTACCTGAAACTTTCAGCTGACATTCTCAGCCAGCTGAAATGCTCAATCAACCTAGGCTTGTTGCTCTTCGGCGGTAAGCTTACAGATATCGATGATCACGTCTACGGCCTTCTCCATTGACTCGAGGCAGATATATTCGTGTTTACCATGGAAATTGTGTCCGCCGGTAAAGATATTGGGGCAAGGTAATCCCATATAGGAGAGCCTTGAACCATCGGTACCGCCTCTAATAGGCTTAATCAACGGAGTAACACCCTGATTAGTTATGGCTTTTTCAGCAATATCGATAATATGTGGATAAGGTAAGATCTGTTCCTTCATATTAAAATAACTATCGGTTATCTCGATCTCTAAGCTACCAAGAACAAGATCGGCATTGTAGCTCTTGACGCGCTCCGTTAACCAAGTCTTTCTTTTTTCAAATAGTTCCAGATCGAAATCCCGAATTATATAGGTAAGCTCGGCTTCTTCGGTTTGCCCCTGCATATTGATTAGGTGGAAAAAACCATCATAGTCTTTACTGCCCTCTGGCGTATCATGCAGTGGCATCTTGGCATGGAAGCGAGCGGCCATAGTTTGGGCATTCACCATCACACCATAGGCCGTTCCCGGGTGGCAATTGTTACCTTTTGCAGTGATCACCGCCGTTGCGGCATTGAAATTTTCAAATTCAAGCTCACCTAGCTGGCCACCATCTATGGTATAGGCCCACTGTGCACCGAATTCCGGAACATCAAAATGATCCGCGCCTCGTCCTATCTCCTCATCGGGAGTGAAGCATAGGCGTATCTCTCCGTGTGGGATCTCCGGGTGTTCCAGAAGGTAATGTAATGCCGTAATTATTTCAGATATGCCCGCCTTATCATCGCCACCTAACAAGCTCGTACCATCGGTAGTGATTAAGGTTTTACCTAAGTATTTAAGCATGTGGGGAAACAACTCGGGACTCAATACTTCATCTTCGCCCAGTTTGATCTCACTGCCGTCATAATCATTGATCAGCTGAGGAGTCACATTCGCGCCACTGAAATCCGGAGCGGTATCCAGATGTGCGATAAATCCTATACAGGGAACACCCTCGATGGTTTTAGGTACACTCGCAGACAAGTAGCCCTTATCGGAGAGTTCAACTCTATGGAATCCTAACTCTTCGAGCTCCAGCTTTAGCAGCTTTGCAAATTCAAATTGCGATGGAGTACTAGGGGACTCAAGATTTTTACCATCAGACTGAGTATCAATCTTAATATAACGCAGGAAACGTTCTAACAGTGCTTGTCTCATAAGAAGACTACCAAAAGTAAAAGTGACCAGAGTCTATCAAGTCATTTTGGGCAATCATTAGATTTTGATCAAAGTTTGGTTAATTTAAAGTGTGTCCGAAGATACGACAGAGTTAACAGGCGACGTCATCTTACTGACACCGCCTGACTCTGGTACTAAGGATTAGGGCCCGCAAATCAGCATCTACAAGCGGGAGTAATATTTTTTACTACTTCACTCTTTACCAGTGCAACCTTTACTACCGCACAGCTTACTATGTACTTTTTACTATTTAGAGCACTTTTCTTGCCAGCTTAGTCAGCACCCGGCTCGCGGCAACAAATCCGAATGTACCGGTAACCACAGTCACCGCACCAAAGCCGGATGCACAGTCCATACGCATGCTGCCATCGGCATTCGCCTTGGTATTGCATACGCTGCCATCTGCTTGGGGATAAACCAGTTGCTCGGTAGAGAAAACGGCTTCAATACTGAACCGTCGTTGCACATTCTTAGAAAAATTATGCTCCCGGCGAAGCAGGTTTCGCACTTTTGCCAATAGCGGGTCTTGGTATGTTTTTGCTAAATCCGCTACCTGAACCTGCGTAGGGTCGATCTGACCGCCCGCACCACCTACTGTCACTATGGGAAGCTTCTGCCTCTTACACCAGGCAATGAGTGCCGCCTTGGGTTTTACGGCATCGATACAGTCGACCACATAATCAAGCGTGCCGTCCTGCTTCTTGCCGATGAAGTACTCCCCCAGATTTTCCACAGTAATGAAGTCCTCCACCTGGTTGACCTTACACTCCGGGTTGATCTGCAAGATACGCTCAGCCATCACCTCAACCTTTGACTCACCGATCGTCTCTTTCAGGGCATGAATTTGGCGGTTGGTATTGGTCACGCAGATATCATCGAGATCGATCAAGGTGATCTCACCGACCCCACTTCTTGCCAACGATTCGGCGACCCAGGTTCCCACACCGCCGATTCCGACAACGGCAACATGTGATTGCGCAAATTGAGCTAATGCCTTTTGACCATATAAACGGCCAATACCTGCAAATCGATTTATATATGCTTCAGAAAGCACCAATTCTTCCAACACAAACTCCAACAAGGCTAATAGTCATCTATACATCTGCCACTTTGACACTTCCAAATCACAAGGGCACCTTTCAGCGCTCAAATTGCCGCAACAAGACGAATAGTTAAGTAGAGTAATTTTATCTCATTTCAACTACAAAAACTAAAACTAGTTTATCCGTCAAGCCACTCACACACTTGTTAATCAAGTTCACAAAAATTCACCTTAGCTTATCGACTGTGGTTAATACTGTTAATCATATATTTAGATCGGTATAACCCTTTGTAAATAAAGATGATTGATATCACACAAAATCCACCATGCGTGATAAGAATCACAAAAAACGATTCCCTATCTATGACAGAATCCGATCGACAACTCTCGACAAGTACTGATTCAACAGGCTGGCATCCACTAAATAGCACAGCCTTTACCAGCATAAATTTTTCAAGCCTTACTTAATGCTCGACAGCAAAAAATGCTGTTAAAACAACTAGCCACAGGAATACAAAAATGAAGAAAACGGTTCTGTCTGCATCAATCATATCGACACTAGCAATCACCTCTTTCTCAGCTCTCGCTGACGGCCCAAATTTCTATGGCCGTGCAGATCTTGCATTCACCAATTCTGATCTCGGTGTCGCTACACAAAACCAGAAATCGGGTACCATAATTGAAAACAACTTCTCATGGTTAGGTGTTAAAGGCACCGAGAAGATCAATGAAAATTTTGAAGTGATCTACCAGATGGAGTTTGGCGTGACGAACTTCGACAACTCAGGAGACACGTTCGGAGCCCGTAACACCTACTTAGGCCTTAAGAGCGTTGCCGGTACTGCCCTTGTTGGTCGTAATGACACCGTATTCAAAGCCGCTGAAGGTGGCTTCGATCTCTTCGGTAATACTAACTCAGATATCGATCTTCTTGCTGCCGGACAGTCTCGCAGCGCCGATGGTATCAGCTATTACTCACCAAAAATTGCCGACTTAGTGACATTCAACGCAACTTACCTGGTTGAAGACAACTATGTCTCCTATGATGAGACAACCAATGACCGCATCGATGCGGGCAACATGTATGCGCTAAGTGCCACCATAGGTGACAAAGCGCTTAAGGCGCAAAACTACTTCGTGTCTGGTGCCTATACCGATGGTATCGACGATATCAAGGCCTATCGCGGCGTGGCACAAGTGAAACTGGGTGATGTGATCTTAGGTGGCTTCTATCAGAACAGTGAACACTTAGACGATAAGTATTCAAACCTGGAAGGCGACACTTACTTCGTTAACGCCGCTTACGT
This window harbors:
- a CDS encoding DUF3149 domain-containing protein; translation: MAFWLDLMFGNPIGLMSMIVIFTTIGIMSYLIWLFIDKSKPE
- the pepT gene encoding peptidase T; translated protein: MRQALLERFLRYIKIDTQSDGKNLESPSTPSQFEFAKLLKLELEELGFHRVELSDKGYLSASVPKTIEGVPCIGFIAHLDTAPDFSGANVTPQLINDYDGSEIKLGEDEVLSPELFPHMLKYLGKTLITTDGTSLLGGDDKAGISEIITALHYLLEHPEIPHGEIRLCFTPDEEIGRGADHFDVPEFGAQWAYTIDGGQLGELEFENFNAATAVITAKGNNCHPGTAYGVMVNAQTMAARFHAKMPLHDTPEGSKDYDGFFHLINMQGQTEEAELTYIIRDFDLELFEKRKTWLTERVKSYNADLVLGSLEIEITDSYFNMKEQILPYPHIIDIAEKAITNQGVTPLIKPIRGGTDGSRLSYMGLPCPNIFTGGHNFHGKHEYICLESMEKAVDVIIDICKLTAEEQQA
- the tcdA gene encoding tRNA cyclic N6-threonylcarbamoyladenosine(37) synthase TcdA, translated to MEELVLSEAYINRFAGIGRLYGQKALAQFAQSHVAVVGIGGVGTWVAESLARSGVGEITLIDLDDICVTNTNRQIHALKETIGESKVEVMAERILQINPECKVNQVEDFITVENLGEYFIGKKQDGTLDYVVDCIDAVKPKAALIAWCKRQKLPIVTVGGAGGQIDPTQVQVADLAKTYQDPLLAKVRNLLRREHNFSKNVQRRFSIEAVFSTEQLVYPQADGSVCNTKANADGSMRMDCASGFGAVTVVTGTFGFVAASRVLTKLARKVL
- a CDS encoding sensor histidine kinase is translated as MQTFTGRLIKSPIGRKLTLSIVLFSSIITLLTTGFQLVNDYKGDVDRISRQFTSIEKVNLDVLAASIWVIDERLINTQLNGLIQLPDITYISINDDSGQIWIAGTPTPENTIEKSFELFYSSGSDSIPVGTLLVQADLKAVYDKLLDRAIIILLSNAIKTFIVAGFILFLVWYFVTRHLHSLSQYCQQIDLDAPAIPLTFDKNHKKEDEFQQVSHAINDMQNQIRRSFSELKKSKQELQESLADRERLLELETSYKDELARQVKERTQELEQSLLVLKRAQEVLVEQEKMAALGGLVSGVAHEINTPIGICLTAASSQLIHIQELIKLIHSENATLEEINSILEEYQESCELIVSNITRASTLIQKFKTVAAQQSLEEKRSFNLKQSLVENHEAMKILFGEQHVDVQFDLDPDLDITANQSLLKQIITNILSNAYSHAFKQMENGIILIKAQLKEDQLHISIQDNGSGISKEASTHIFEPFYTTNRSQGGTGLGLSAAFNAATLLKGNIKFEPESDLGGASFLISFPVTVPHHDSGTDFLPETFS
- a CDS encoding porin, producing the protein MKKTVLSASIISTLAITSFSALADGPNFYGRADLAFTNSDLGVATQNQKSGTIIENNFSWLGVKGTEKINENFEVIYQMEFGVTNFDNSGDTFGARNTYLGLKSVAGTALVGRNDTVFKAAEGGFDLFGNTNSDIDLLAAGQSRSADGISYYSPKIADLVTFNATYLVEDNYVSYDETTNDRIDAGNMYALSATIGDKALKAQNYFVSGAYTDGIDDIKAYRGVAQVKLGDVILGGFYQNSEHLDDKYSNLEGDTYFVNAAYVMGNLKLKAMYGNDNSGLGKYVSRFVGNTEGGAMETVSNVDLQQFSVGADYRVSKSTLFYGHYTKFDGDMVLNSVTQSLNDDIITVGMRYDF
- a CDS encoding superinfection exclusion B family protein, whose translation is MQKLKFQFTKQSTPKQLIFSSMLWLAIVSAALLFIPKALLSALNLDEAITANSHFIGLGLIIGVAYLMTQVLNYFLDEAIGYLKNKRNTEIIEEKVKLLDPTERALLREFFLQGETVLTLPQNEPAVSSLLSTNIIEHLGNQKHYAIQGPTADYKISMRARVYLNRQVLRLPAGEPSQEEMQNLIKARPPFAHNLVTTRKHAA